From a single Miscanthus floridulus cultivar M001 chromosome 8, ASM1932011v1, whole genome shotgun sequence genomic region:
- the LOC136471457 gene encoding U-box domain-containing protein 35-like, with amino-acid sequence MFASPFSVTSSHSSEHEPVARDSSIIVAVDRDKNSQQAAKWAVDKLLTRGSMLQLVHVRVEANKDEGDAEITQLFISYRGYCARKGMHLKELILDGSDISKAIIDYASSNAITDIVVGASTKNTFIRRFRNPDVPTCLMKMAPDYCTVHVIHKAKAIQVKAAKAPAPFTTLPPKQHSQPNIESDASRTSRGDWKKTSHTSSPLASSRNSVDRLSAYAKAPSRDRPLTGARTAPQKDFDDYIDFIAPPRPSVTRSSFSDDIDFGMSMELPSIDFGESLELSSAMSMESLSCSGDVEAEMRRLRLELKQTMEMYNSACKEAVDAKQKAAQMHQMKVEESKKYQELRNAEEEALALVEMEKAKCRAALEAAEAAQKIAELEAQKRLRAEWKAKREVEDRKKATDALNKNDIRYRRYSIDDIEAATHKFDKALKIGEGGYGPVYKAVLDHTNVAIKILRPDASQGRKQFQQEIEVLSCMRHPNMVLLLGACPEYGCLVYEYMDYGSLEDRLCRRGKTLPIPWSIRFRIAADIATGLLFLHQAKPEPLVHRDLKPANILLDHNFVSKISDVGLARLVPQSAADVTQYRMTSTAGTFCYIDPEYQQTGMLTTKSDIYSLGIMLLQIITARSPMGLTHHVENAIERGAFQEILDPTVTDWPVEEALEFAKLALRCAELRKKDRPDLGKEILPELTRLRNLGHDYETSQVSSASTNCSSSAPYSFNNDDI; translated from the exons ATGTTCGCCTCGCCCTTCTCCGTGACCTCTTCGCACAGCAGCGAGCACGAGCCGGTTGCAAGGGACAGCTCCATCATCGTGGCCGTCGACCGGGACAAGAACAGCCAACAGGCGGCAAAATGGGCGGTGGATAAGCTCCTGACCAGGGGCAGCATGCTCCAGCTCGTCCACGTCAGGG ttgaagcaaacaaagatgagGGTGACGCAGAGATAACACAGCTATTTATATCATATAGAGGGTATTGTGCTCGTAAAGGG ATGCATCTGAAGGAGTTGATCTTGGATGGCAGTGACATCTCCAAAGCAATAATTGACTATGCCAGTAGCAATGCCATCACAGACATCGTCGTCGGCGCATCAACTAAGAACACATTCATCAG AAGGTTTAGAAATCCTGATGTCCCAACGTGCTTGATGAAGATGGCGCCTGATTATTGCACAGTACATGTCATCCACAAGGCAAAGGCCATCCAGGTGAAGGCAGCCAAAGCTCCTGCACCCTTTACTACTCTCCCACCAAAGCAACACTCCCAACCAAACATAGAGTCTGATGCCTCAAG GACCTCAAGAGGGGACTGGAAGAAGACTTCTCATACATCGTCTCCGTTGGCAAGTAGTAGAAATTCAGTGGACCGGTTATCTGCCTATGCAAAGGCCCCATCGAGAGATAGGCCTCTTACTGGAGCTAGGACAGCACCCCAGAAGGATTTTGACGACTACATTGATTTCATAGCACCACCGAGGCCCTCAGTGACTCGTAGCTCCTTTTCAGATGACATTGATTTCGGAATGAGCATGGAGTTGCCATCCATAGACTTTGGTGAATCCTTGGAGCTCTCCTCAGCGATGTCCATGGAAAGCCTAAGTTGTTCCGGG GATGTGGAAGCTGAAATGAGACGCCTGAGATTAGAACTGAAACAGACAATGGAGATGTATAACTCTGCATGTAAGGAAGCTGTTGATGCCAAACAGAAG GCAGCACAGATGCACCAGATGAAGGTGGAAGAGTCCAAAAAGTACCAAGAACTACGGAATGCAGAAGAGGAAGCTCTTGCGCTGGTTGAAATGGAGAAAGCAAAGTGCAGAGCTGCACTTGAGGCAGCAGAAGCTGCGCAGAAAATTGCAGAGCTCGAGGCGCAGAAGAGATTGAGAGCAGAATGGAAGGCAAAGCGGGAGGTTGAGGATAGGAAGAAAGCAACTGATGCACTGAACAAAAATGATATCCGGTACAGGAGATACTCCATTGATGACATAGAAGCTGCTACACATAAGTTTGATAAGGCGCTAAAGATAGGAGAAGGTGGATATGGACCTGTATATAAAGCAGTACTGGATCATACTAATGTCGCTATCAAAATCTTAAGACCAGATGCATCACAGGGACGGAAACAATTTCAGCAAGAG ATTGAAGTACTAAGCTGCATGCGGCATCCAAACATGGTTCTGTTGCTTGGAGCTTGCCCAGAGTATGGCTGCctggtgtatgaatacatggactATGGAAGCCTAGAGGACCGGCTCTGCAGACGAGGAAAAACATTGCCAATCCCATGGAGCATCCGCTTCAGGATCGCCGCCGACATTGCAACTGGACTTCTCTTCCTCCACCAAGCAAAGCCAGAACCACTTGTCCACCGGGACCTAAAGCCTGCCAACATCCTCCTCGACCACAACTTTGTCAGCAAGATCAGCGACGTCGGCCTTGCAAGGCTGGTGCCACAGTCCGCAGCCGATGTCACACAGTACAGGATGACATCGACGGCTGGCACCTTCTGCTACATTGACCCGGAGTACCAGCAGACTGGCATGCTCACCACCAAGTCTGACATATACTCGCTTGGCATCATGCTGCTCCAGATCATCACGGCAAGATCACCCATGGGGCTCACGCATCATGTAGAAAATGCCATAGAGAGAGGAGCCTTCCAGGAGATACTTGACCCGACGGTGACAGACTGGCCAGTGGAAGAGGCTCTGGAATTCGCGAAGCTGGCATTGCGGTGCGCAGAGCTACGGAAGAAAGACAGGCCAGATCTTGGAAAAGAAATCTTGCCAGAGCTTACCCGGCTGCGTAATCTTGGGCATGATTATGAGACTTCCCAGGTTAGCAGCGCAAGTACAAACTGTTCAAGCTCCGCACCATACAGTTTCAATAATGATGACATCTAA